The Novosphingobium kaempferiae genome includes a window with the following:
- a CDS encoding DNA topoisomerase IB — protein MLMTRQKLPVLKFADDSVPGLTRKSVRGNKWAYFDHDGKRITDRDEIDRLNRIALPPAYVDCWFSPDADVHLLATGYDARGRKQYRYHPDWRQSREAMKFDRCALFGEALPALRARVDADIRSRRLTRERAIASVVALLDTGAIRVGNECYAKANKSFGATTLRNRHAKIERGTLMLRFKGKSGKLQQIACDDPGLVRCVRKMQDLPGQHLFQYLDEDGGALPVHSHDVNEYLADTMGEGFTAKHFRTWAASTMAFTMLFENPGLSLRAMLDEVSQCLGNTPAIARKSYVHPDVIAAAKEEEGAKTVPVSLPRKGKWMSREERGLLAFLT, from the coding sequence ATGCTGATGACGCGCCAGAAACTCCCCGTCCTGAAATTCGCCGACGACAGCGTTCCGGGCCTCACCCGAAAGAGCGTGCGCGGCAACAAGTGGGCCTATTTCGACCATGACGGCAAGCGCATCACCGACCGGGACGAGATCGACCGGCTGAACCGGATCGCGTTGCCGCCTGCCTATGTCGACTGCTGGTTCTCGCCCGACGCCGATGTGCACCTGCTCGCCACCGGGTACGATGCGCGGGGGAGGAAGCAGTACCGTTATCACCCCGACTGGCGACAGTCGCGCGAGGCGATGAAGTTCGACCGCTGCGCCCTGTTCGGAGAAGCGCTGCCCGCGTTGCGCGCGCGGGTGGACGCGGATATCCGGTCCCGCAGGCTGACGCGCGAGCGGGCCATCGCCTCGGTCGTGGCGCTGCTCGATACCGGGGCGATCCGGGTGGGGAACGAGTGCTACGCGAAGGCCAACAAGAGCTTCGGCGCCACCACGCTGCGCAACCGCCACGCGAAGATAGAGCGCGGCACGCTGATGCTGCGGTTCAAGGGCAAGTCGGGCAAGCTGCAGCAGATCGCCTGCGACGATCCCGGCCTCGTGCGGTGCGTGCGGAAGATGCAGGATCTGCCCGGCCAGCACCTGTTCCAGTATCTCGACGAGGACGGCGGCGCGCTTCCAGTGCACAGCCACGACGTCAACGAATACCTCGCGGACACGATGGGAGAGGGCTTCACCGCCAAGCACTTCCGCACCTGGGCAGCGAGCACCATGGCCTTCACCATGCTGTTCGAGAACCCCGGCCTGTCGCTGCGCGCGATGCTGGACGAGGTGTCGCAGTGCCTCGGCAACACGCCCGCCATCGCGCGCAAGTCCTACGTGCATCCGGACGTGATCGCCGCCGCCAAGGAGGAGGAGGGGGCGAAGACGGTGCCGGTCAGCCTGCCGCGCAAGGGCAAGTGGATGAGCCGCGAGGAGCGGGGCTTGCTGGCGTTTCTAACGTGA